The DNA window GCTAAAAATGTAAATTTAAACTGTTCTATTTTCCTTTTTTACAGATATTGGATGATTACTTTATCTTTTGTAATGCTTTTTAACTTCTGAACAAAATCATCTGTTAAATCCTCGTTTATATCAGTAATAAATTCTACTACATCAAAATAATGTTCTTCATCTATTTTTCCGTACTGTTCAATCAAGGTTTTTGCGTCTTTTATGCATGAATAATCAAAACGAATTTTTAATCGAGTTCTGTTGCATATATTAGTAATTCCAGCATTCTCTATAGCTTCAATTGCAGTCTCTCTATAAGCCCGTGTAAGACCGCCAAATCCGAGCTTAATCCCTCCAAAATAACGTGAAACAACTACTACAGCATTCTGGATATTTTTAAGGTCCATAACTTTATAAACAGGTTTTCCTGAACTTCCAGCAGGTTCTCCGTCATCGTCATATTTAACAGTGAGTTCGTTACTGTTTTTTATTATATAAGCTGAAACATTATGGGCTGCGTCTTTATGACGGTTTTTAATTTTTTCAATAAATTTTCTGGCTTCTGTTTCTCCATTTACCGGTTCAGCATATCCCAGAAAGACAGAATTTTTTATAAAGAAAAAGAAAAACCCTGATGTATTTAGCATCGGGGTATGATAAATAGTCAAAAAAAGATAAGTATTTTGCTAAATGATTGTATAATGCATGTATCTAACCCAGAAGAATCATCTCCGTGCTGATAAGCAGACCTATGAAACTTTGAAGAGGTTGACCAAACTGTCCAAGAACCTGTACAATTTTACATTGTACAATATCAGGCAGTACTTCTTCAACTATGGCAAATATCTCAATAAGAATACCGCTTATCACACGGTCAAAGAGAACGAGAATTACAGATTACTACCATCACAGGTCGCCCAGAATACTGTGGAAACTGTGGATAGGAGTATGAAATCGTTCTTCAAACTTCTGGATAAGAAGAGAAAAGGAGAATATGAAAAACCCGTTTCTCTCCCGAACTATCTGGCTAAAGATGGTAACTTCATATGTACTTTCAAGAAGGATCAACTGAAGGTTATCGACGACAAAATCAGGCTATCATTGGGTACTGATTATTATAGAACTTATGGAACTAGATTTCTGTATTTCAAGATTCCTGACAATATAATAGGTCAATACATCAGTATGGTCAGGATTGTCCCGAAATACAAGGGTAGATGGTTCGAGATAGAGTATGTCTACCATGAAGACGGGGAGATTGCTGAACTGGATTATAACAGTCATCTATCGATAGACCTTGGTGTGGACAACTTTGCAACCTGCGTGACGACCAACGGGACTGCCTTCATATTAGACGGCAGGGGTATCAAATCTTATAACCGCTGGTGGAACAAGGAGAAGAGTAGGTTACAATCAGTCTATGATAAACAGGGTCTTGATGATGGACTAAAGATTAATCAATTCTCAAGGAAAAGATTCTGGAAAATCAATGATTTCATGAACCAGTGCGTTAATTATATCGTGAAACACTGTCTGGAAAATCGGATTGGCAATATAGTTATAGGAGAACTGAAAGAAATCAAACAGGAACAGAACACCGGGAAGCAGAATAATCAGAATTTCCAGACTATACCGTTTGCCAGATTTAAACAGAAACTGGCTTCTAAGTGTGAGTATCACGGTATAAAATACCATGAAGTAGATGAGGCTTATACCAGCAAAGTTGATGCACTGGCATTAGAACCCATCAGAAAACATAAGAAATATCTTGGTAGGAGATCGAAACGAGGCATCTTCCAGTCATCAACAGGTAGGCTGATCAATGCCGATATCAACGGAGCATTGAACATCTTAAGAAAGGTATTCGGTGATTCCCTTGCAGGGATAGCTGATAGTGGGGATGTGAACTCCCCTGGAAGAATAAAACTTTCCTGGTAACCTTCTTCCGAAGCCGCTGAGTCTTTAGCTCAGCGGTAGTTCACATCTTTACGGGATTCACCTGTATTTTTAAGTTTTTTACATTCAGCCAACGGTATCCCTTCTACCAAGTAATTTATTAATAATTATATTAATCTGTTGTCGGGTAGATAATTTGCCGATTATAAAAAGTTCAGAGATATTGATATATCAACTACAAAAATTGTACTGGATGGAAGCAGAATTTGAACAGCTTGCAATATGTGATGCCAGACTGGAGCTCATGGGTGAATATAAGGATGAACTGGACATACTTGAAAACAACTCCCAGCAAAACAGAAACCTGATTAAAAACTGGCTTAATATAACAAATACAGACCTTTCTCAATGCAAATTGTTCAATATTGATAAAAAATACGATTTCATAGGAATGGATGCTCCTCATGTTTTCAGAGTACTGTATAAATATGCAATTTACATAAAAACTGTTTATGATGACATAAACAACGTAAACAAGGATATAATATTAGCCATGCTGCCGAATGAAACCTATATTGATGATTTTTCATTTGATATTGATTCTATGCTCACCGGTCAAAAAGAATCAGTCGAGACATGTATGAACATCTGCGGCGGAGCTTCAACTGTATTTGGAATTTGACTATTTTAT is part of the Methanohalobium evestigatum Z-7303 genome and encodes:
- a CDS encoding RNA-guided endonuclease InsQ/TnpB family protein — protein: MYLTQKNHLRADKQTYETLKRLTKLSKNLYNFTLYNIRQYFFNYGKYLNKNTAYHTVKENENYRLLPSQVAQNTVETVDRSMKSFFKLLDKKRKGEYEKPVSLPNYLAKDGNFICTFKKDQLKVIDDKIRLSLGTDYYRTYGTRFLYFKIPDNIIGQYISMVRIVPKYKGRWFEIEYVYHEDGEIAELDYNSHLSIDLGVDNFATCVTTNGTAFILDGRGIKSYNRWWNKEKSRLQSVYDKQGLDDGLKINQFSRKRFWKINDFMNQCVNYIVKHCLENRIGNIVIGELKEIKQEQNTGKQNNQNFQTIPFARFKQKLASKCEYHGIKYHEVDEAYTSKVDALALEPIRKHKKYLGRRSKRGIFQSSTGRLINADINGALNILRKVFGDSLAGIADSGDVNSPGRIKLSW
- a CDS encoding IMPACT family protein, coding for MLNTSGFFFFFIKNSVFLGYAEPVNGETEARKFIEKIKNRHKDAAHNVSAYIIKNSNELTVKYDDDGEPAGSSGKPVYKVMDLKNIQNAVVVVSRYFGGIKLGFGGLTRAYRETAIEAIENAGITNICNRTRLKIRFDYSCIKDAKTLIEQYGKIDEEHYFDVVEFITDINEDLTDDFVQKLKSITKDKVIIQYL